The following are encoded in a window of Sphaeramia orbicularis chromosome 20, fSphaOr1.1, whole genome shotgun sequence genomic DNA:
- the mybl1 gene encoding myb-related protein A isoform X3 — protein MDALKSRSNDDDEELHSTDPESKEKSKDKKILCKVKWSRDEDEKLKKLVEQHGTDSWKLVANFFPGRTDGQCQHRWQKVLNPELVKGPWTKEEDQKVIDLVHKYGPKRWSVIAKHLQGRIGKQCRERWHNHLNPEVKKSSWTQDEDRIIYEAHKRLGNRWAEISKLLPGRTDNSIKNHWNSTMRRKVEHEGYLQDGCKPFTSSQTGGKRRHRPCPAAPTEQQHCDRSPLPMPTSNQMGAYPYDPHSGHLIDSRPDSSGFISSLDQYSAWSDSVSDDTLTTSSSSLEDQTERRSWRSSEIPQGPPAQPPVSPSKFLAVEASTVLSTLQTIPEFAETMELIDSMCFALQDPVAWSDVAGFDLSETGTPPRHNQAGFTSLLQERTIDNSLGYTVNTPAAASNRDKNCAPFGLDSTASLTPISSSKLIQASTGRKRKRERAEPSPLCDRTCSSFLENISNSPKKTPTKSLPFTPSRFCNISGAEHLNLDNPALTSTPVCGQRCLLNTPLHKELTPKHQKENDGSRTPKFRKTVMIPTPRTPTPFKNALAAQEKMHGPLKMEPQPLAFLEEDIREVLKEETGADIFNRTDLQADYRAWKHNLDGPARKVRKSLVLDPWGKDCLNVQLFQDQLNDAQIPDESLLTSSSLITTNPEQEECSRSLTSLSEEPPFVPIHTNKPPASQKASKHTLQVSDWEAVVYGKTEDQLIMTEQARQYLNPYLPSGSTSRALVL, from the exons ATGGACGCCTTGAAATCACGCAG caatgatgatgatgaagagctaCACTCCACAGACCCAGAGAGTAAAGAGAagagcaaagacaaaaaaatcctGTGCAAAGTAAAGTGGTCTCGAGATGAG GACGAAAAGCTAAAAAAGCTTGTAGAGCAGCATGGAACAGACTCCTGGAAATTAGTAGCTAACTTTTTTCCT GGGAGGACAGATGGCCAGTGTCAGCACCGCTGGCAGAAGGTGCTCAACCCTGAGCTGGTGAAAGGACCCTGGACAAAAGAGGAAGATCAAAAG GTTATTGACCTGGTACACAAATATGGTCCCAAACGATGGTCTGTGATTGCAAAGCATCTCCAGGGAAGAATTGGAAAGCAATGCCGTGAACGGTGGCACAACCACCTTAACCCAGAGGTGAAGAAGTCTTCATGGACTCAGGATGAAGATCGGATCATCTATGAGGCCCACAAACGGCTAGGCAACCGTTGGGCAGAGATCTCCAAACTTCTACCTGGACG GACAGACAACTCTATCAAGAACCACTGGAACTCTACCATGAGGAGGAAGGTGGAGCATGAGGGCTACCTGCAAGACGGCTGCAAGCCTTTTACTTCTTCTCAAACTGGAGGGAAGAGACGCCACAGGCCATGTCCTGCTGCACCAACTGAGCAACAGCACTGCGACCGCAGCCCCCTGCCCATGCCAACATCAAACCAG ATGGGAGCATATCCTTATGATCCTCACAGTGGACATTTGATAGACAGTCGGCCTGATAGTTCAGGCTTCATAtcg AGCTTAGATCAGTACTCGGCCTGGTCAGACAGTGTGTCAGATGACACACTGACTACAAGTAGCAGCAGCCTGGAGGATCAGACAGAGAGAAGGTCCTGGAGGAGCTCTGAGATCCCACAGGGACCTCCAGCCCAACCTCCAGTGTCCCCCAGCAAGTTCCTGGCTGTAGAGGCCAGCACTGTCCTCTCTACATTGCAGACCATCCCAGAGTTTGCAGAAACCATGGAGCTCATTGACTCA ATGTGTTTTGCTCTGCAGGACCCTGTGGCGTGGAGCGATGTGGCAGGCTTTGACTTGTCAGAGACAGGGACCCCACCCAGACACAACCAGGCAGGCTTCACCTCTCTGCTGCAAGAGAGGACAATTGACAATTCATTGGGCTACACTGTCAACACTCCAGCTGCCGCGTCCAACCGGGACAAGAACTGTGCTCCATTTGGTCTGGACAGCACCGCCTCTCTGACCCCCATTAGCTCATCCAAACTCATACAGGCTTCCACAGGGAGgaaaaggaaaagagagagagcagAACCATCTCCTTTGTGTGATCGGACCTGCTCCTCCTTCCTGGAAAATATTTCAAATTCACCCAAGAAAACGCCCACAAAATCACTGCCATTCACTCCATCTcga TTCTGCAACATATCAGGGGCTGAGCATCTGAATCTGGATAACCCTGCCCTCACTTCGACTCCAGTGTGTGGCCAAAGGTGTCTCCTCAACACACCACTTCACAAAGAACTCACACCTAAGCACCAGAAAGAGAATGATGg TTCTAGGACTCCTAAATTTCGTAAGACTGTCATGATTCCAACACCAAGGACGCCTACTCCTTTTAAAAATGCTTTGGCCGCCCAGGAAAAAATGCATGGGCCACTCAAAATGGAG CCTCAGCCTCTGGCCTTTCTAGAAGAGGACATACGAGAGGTTTTGAAGGAGGAAACTGGAGCAGACATCTTCAACAGAACAGACCTCCAGGCAGACTACAGAGCATGGAAACATAAT CTGGATGGCCCAGCTAGAAAGGTGCGCAAGTCTCTTGTGCTGGACCCATGGGGAAAAGACTGCCTAAATGTCCAGCTCTTTCAAGATCAACTCAACGATGCACAA ATACCAGATGAGAGCCTTCTGACGAGCTCTTCACTGATCACCACAAATCCTGAGCAGGAGGAGTGCAGCCGCTCGCTGACCTCTTTAAGCGAGGAGCCCCCCTTCGTCCCCATACATACAAATAAGCCTCCTGCCTCCCAAAAAGCATCAAAACACACATTACAG GTGAGTGACTGGGAAGCAGTGGTTTATGGGAAGACAGAGGACCAGCTGATCATGACAGAACAGGCCCGTCAGTACCTGAACCCTTACCTGCCCTCTGGCTCTACCTCAAGGGCCCTTGTGCTTTAA
- the mybl1 gene encoding myb-related protein A isoform X2, giving the protein MDALKSRSNDDDEELHSTDPESKEKSKDKKILCKVKWSRDEDEKLKKLVEQHGTDSWKLVANFFPGRTDGQCQHRWQKVLNPELVKGPWTKEEDQKVIDLVHKYGPKRWSVIAKHLQGRIGKQCRERWHNHLNPEVKKSSWTQDEDRIIYEAHKRLGNRWAEISKLLPGRTDNSIKNHWNSTMRRKVEHEGYLQDGCKPFTSSQTGGKRRHRPCPAAPTEQQHCDRSPLPMPTSNQMGAYPYDPHSGHLIDSRPDSSGFISPSCLDDPDREQRIKELELLLMSAENEVHRQMQCRGPCSLDQYSAWSDSVSDDTLTTSSSSLEDQTERRSWRSSEIPQGPPAQPPVSPSKFLAVEASTVLSTLQTIPEFAETMELIDSDPVAWSDVAGFDLSETGTPPRHNQAGFTSLLQERTIDNSLGYTVNTPAAASNRDKNCAPFGLDSTASLTPISSSKLIQASTGRKRKRERAEPSPLCDRTCSSFLENISNSPKKTPTKSLPFTPSRFCNISGAEHLNLDNPALTSTPVCGQRCLLNTPLHKELTPKHQKENDGSRTPKFRKTVMIPTPRTPTPFKNALAAQEKMHGPLKMEPQPLAFLEEDIREVLKEETGADIFNRTDLQADYRAWKHNLDGPARKVRKSLVLDPWGKDCLNVQLFQDQLNDAQIPDESLLTSSSLITTNPEQEECSRSLTSLSEEPPFVPIHTNKPPASQKASKHTLQVSDWEAVVYGKTEDQLIMTEQARQYLNPYLPSGSTSRALVL; this is encoded by the exons ATGGACGCCTTGAAATCACGCAG caatgatgatgatgaagagctaCACTCCACAGACCCAGAGAGTAAAGAGAagagcaaagacaaaaaaatcctGTGCAAAGTAAAGTGGTCTCGAGATGAG GACGAAAAGCTAAAAAAGCTTGTAGAGCAGCATGGAACAGACTCCTGGAAATTAGTAGCTAACTTTTTTCCT GGGAGGACAGATGGCCAGTGTCAGCACCGCTGGCAGAAGGTGCTCAACCCTGAGCTGGTGAAAGGACCCTGGACAAAAGAGGAAGATCAAAAG GTTATTGACCTGGTACACAAATATGGTCCCAAACGATGGTCTGTGATTGCAAAGCATCTCCAGGGAAGAATTGGAAAGCAATGCCGTGAACGGTGGCACAACCACCTTAACCCAGAGGTGAAGAAGTCTTCATGGACTCAGGATGAAGATCGGATCATCTATGAGGCCCACAAACGGCTAGGCAACCGTTGGGCAGAGATCTCCAAACTTCTACCTGGACG GACAGACAACTCTATCAAGAACCACTGGAACTCTACCATGAGGAGGAAGGTGGAGCATGAGGGCTACCTGCAAGACGGCTGCAAGCCTTTTACTTCTTCTCAAACTGGAGGGAAGAGACGCCACAGGCCATGTCCTGCTGCACCAACTGAGCAACAGCACTGCGACCGCAGCCCCCTGCCCATGCCAACATCAAACCAG ATGGGAGCATATCCTTATGATCCTCACAGTGGACATTTGATAGACAGTCGGCCTGATAGTTCAGGCTTCATAtcg CCATCCTGCCTGGATGATCCCGACAGAGAACAAAGAATTAAGGAGCTTGAGCTGCTGCTTATGTCAGCAGAGAATGAAGTCCATCGACAAATGCAGTGCAGAGGTCCATGT AGCTTAGATCAGTACTCGGCCTGGTCAGACAGTGTGTCAGATGACACACTGACTACAAGTAGCAGCAGCCTGGAGGATCAGACAGAGAGAAGGTCCTGGAGGAGCTCTGAGATCCCACAGGGACCTCCAGCCCAACCTCCAGTGTCCCCCAGCAAGTTCCTGGCTGTAGAGGCCAGCACTGTCCTCTCTACATTGCAGACCATCCCAGAGTTTGCAGAAACCATGGAGCTCATTGACTCA GACCCTGTGGCGTGGAGCGATGTGGCAGGCTTTGACTTGTCAGAGACAGGGACCCCACCCAGACACAACCAGGCAGGCTTCACCTCTCTGCTGCAAGAGAGGACAATTGACAATTCATTGGGCTACACTGTCAACACTCCAGCTGCCGCGTCCAACCGGGACAAGAACTGTGCTCCATTTGGTCTGGACAGCACCGCCTCTCTGACCCCCATTAGCTCATCCAAACTCATACAGGCTTCCACAGGGAGgaaaaggaaaagagagagagcagAACCATCTCCTTTGTGTGATCGGACCTGCTCCTCCTTCCTGGAAAATATTTCAAATTCACCCAAGAAAACGCCCACAAAATCACTGCCATTCACTCCATCTcga TTCTGCAACATATCAGGGGCTGAGCATCTGAATCTGGATAACCCTGCCCTCACTTCGACTCCAGTGTGTGGCCAAAGGTGTCTCCTCAACACACCACTTCACAAAGAACTCACACCTAAGCACCAGAAAGAGAATGATGg TTCTAGGACTCCTAAATTTCGTAAGACTGTCATGATTCCAACACCAAGGACGCCTACTCCTTTTAAAAATGCTTTGGCCGCCCAGGAAAAAATGCATGGGCCACTCAAAATGGAG CCTCAGCCTCTGGCCTTTCTAGAAGAGGACATACGAGAGGTTTTGAAGGAGGAAACTGGAGCAGACATCTTCAACAGAACAGACCTCCAGGCAGACTACAGAGCATGGAAACATAAT CTGGATGGCCCAGCTAGAAAGGTGCGCAAGTCTCTTGTGCTGGACCCATGGGGAAAAGACTGCCTAAATGTCCAGCTCTTTCAAGATCAACTCAACGATGCACAA ATACCAGATGAGAGCCTTCTGACGAGCTCTTCACTGATCACCACAAATCCTGAGCAGGAGGAGTGCAGCCGCTCGCTGACCTCTTTAAGCGAGGAGCCCCCCTTCGTCCCCATACATACAAATAAGCCTCCTGCCTCCCAAAAAGCATCAAAACACACATTACAG GTGAGTGACTGGGAAGCAGTGGTTTATGGGAAGACAGAGGACCAGCTGATCATGACAGAACAGGCCCGTCAGTACCTGAACCCTTACCTGCCCTCTGGCTCTACCTCAAGGGCCCTTGTGCTTTAA
- the mybl1 gene encoding myb-related protein A isoform X1, with the protein MDALKSRSNDDDEELHSTDPESKEKSKDKKILCKVKWSRDEDEKLKKLVEQHGTDSWKLVANFFPGRTDGQCQHRWQKVLNPELVKGPWTKEEDQKVIDLVHKYGPKRWSVIAKHLQGRIGKQCRERWHNHLNPEVKKSSWTQDEDRIIYEAHKRLGNRWAEISKLLPGRTDNSIKNHWNSTMRRKVEHEGYLQDGCKPFTSSQTGGKRRHRPCPAAPTEQQHCDRSPLPMPTSNQMGAYPYDPHSGHLIDSRPDSSGFISPSCLDDPDREQRIKELELLLMSAENEVHRQMQCRGPCSLDQYSAWSDSVSDDTLTTSSSSLEDQTERRSWRSSEIPQGPPAQPPVSPSKFLAVEASTVLSTLQTIPEFAETMELIDSMCFALQDPVAWSDVAGFDLSETGTPPRHNQAGFTSLLQERTIDNSLGYTVNTPAAASNRDKNCAPFGLDSTASLTPISSSKLIQASTGRKRKRERAEPSPLCDRTCSSFLENISNSPKKTPTKSLPFTPSRFCNISGAEHLNLDNPALTSTPVCGQRCLLNTPLHKELTPKHQKENDGSRTPKFRKTVMIPTPRTPTPFKNALAAQEKMHGPLKMEPQPLAFLEEDIREVLKEETGADIFNRTDLQADYRAWKHNLDGPARKVRKSLVLDPWGKDCLNVQLFQDQLNDAQIPDESLLTSSSLITTNPEQEECSRSLTSLSEEPPFVPIHTNKPPASQKASKHTLQVSDWEAVVYGKTEDQLIMTEQARQYLNPYLPSGSTSRALVL; encoded by the exons ATGGACGCCTTGAAATCACGCAG caatgatgatgatgaagagctaCACTCCACAGACCCAGAGAGTAAAGAGAagagcaaagacaaaaaaatcctGTGCAAAGTAAAGTGGTCTCGAGATGAG GACGAAAAGCTAAAAAAGCTTGTAGAGCAGCATGGAACAGACTCCTGGAAATTAGTAGCTAACTTTTTTCCT GGGAGGACAGATGGCCAGTGTCAGCACCGCTGGCAGAAGGTGCTCAACCCTGAGCTGGTGAAAGGACCCTGGACAAAAGAGGAAGATCAAAAG GTTATTGACCTGGTACACAAATATGGTCCCAAACGATGGTCTGTGATTGCAAAGCATCTCCAGGGAAGAATTGGAAAGCAATGCCGTGAACGGTGGCACAACCACCTTAACCCAGAGGTGAAGAAGTCTTCATGGACTCAGGATGAAGATCGGATCATCTATGAGGCCCACAAACGGCTAGGCAACCGTTGGGCAGAGATCTCCAAACTTCTACCTGGACG GACAGACAACTCTATCAAGAACCACTGGAACTCTACCATGAGGAGGAAGGTGGAGCATGAGGGCTACCTGCAAGACGGCTGCAAGCCTTTTACTTCTTCTCAAACTGGAGGGAAGAGACGCCACAGGCCATGTCCTGCTGCACCAACTGAGCAACAGCACTGCGACCGCAGCCCCCTGCCCATGCCAACATCAAACCAG ATGGGAGCATATCCTTATGATCCTCACAGTGGACATTTGATAGACAGTCGGCCTGATAGTTCAGGCTTCATAtcg CCATCCTGCCTGGATGATCCCGACAGAGAACAAAGAATTAAGGAGCTTGAGCTGCTGCTTATGTCAGCAGAGAATGAAGTCCATCGACAAATGCAGTGCAGAGGTCCATGT AGCTTAGATCAGTACTCGGCCTGGTCAGACAGTGTGTCAGATGACACACTGACTACAAGTAGCAGCAGCCTGGAGGATCAGACAGAGAGAAGGTCCTGGAGGAGCTCTGAGATCCCACAGGGACCTCCAGCCCAACCTCCAGTGTCCCCCAGCAAGTTCCTGGCTGTAGAGGCCAGCACTGTCCTCTCTACATTGCAGACCATCCCAGAGTTTGCAGAAACCATGGAGCTCATTGACTCA ATGTGTTTTGCTCTGCAGGACCCTGTGGCGTGGAGCGATGTGGCAGGCTTTGACTTGTCAGAGACAGGGACCCCACCCAGACACAACCAGGCAGGCTTCACCTCTCTGCTGCAAGAGAGGACAATTGACAATTCATTGGGCTACACTGTCAACACTCCAGCTGCCGCGTCCAACCGGGACAAGAACTGTGCTCCATTTGGTCTGGACAGCACCGCCTCTCTGACCCCCATTAGCTCATCCAAACTCATACAGGCTTCCACAGGGAGgaaaaggaaaagagagagagcagAACCATCTCCTTTGTGTGATCGGACCTGCTCCTCCTTCCTGGAAAATATTTCAAATTCACCCAAGAAAACGCCCACAAAATCACTGCCATTCACTCCATCTcga TTCTGCAACATATCAGGGGCTGAGCATCTGAATCTGGATAACCCTGCCCTCACTTCGACTCCAGTGTGTGGCCAAAGGTGTCTCCTCAACACACCACTTCACAAAGAACTCACACCTAAGCACCAGAAAGAGAATGATGg TTCTAGGACTCCTAAATTTCGTAAGACTGTCATGATTCCAACACCAAGGACGCCTACTCCTTTTAAAAATGCTTTGGCCGCCCAGGAAAAAATGCATGGGCCACTCAAAATGGAG CCTCAGCCTCTGGCCTTTCTAGAAGAGGACATACGAGAGGTTTTGAAGGAGGAAACTGGAGCAGACATCTTCAACAGAACAGACCTCCAGGCAGACTACAGAGCATGGAAACATAAT CTGGATGGCCCAGCTAGAAAGGTGCGCAAGTCTCTTGTGCTGGACCCATGGGGAAAAGACTGCCTAAATGTCCAGCTCTTTCAAGATCAACTCAACGATGCACAA ATACCAGATGAGAGCCTTCTGACGAGCTCTTCACTGATCACCACAAATCCTGAGCAGGAGGAGTGCAGCCGCTCGCTGACCTCTTTAAGCGAGGAGCCCCCCTTCGTCCCCATACATACAAATAAGCCTCCTGCCTCCCAAAAAGCATCAAAACACACATTACAG GTGAGTGACTGGGAAGCAGTGGTTTATGGGAAGACAGAGGACCAGCTGATCATGACAGAACAGGCCCGTCAGTACCTGAACCCTTACCTGCCCTCTGGCTCTACCTCAAGGGCCCTTGTGCTTTAA